The Phoenix dactylifera cultivar Barhee BC4 chromosome 12, palm_55x_up_171113_PBpolish2nd_filt_p, whole genome shotgun sequence genome includes the window AATATTTTTGGGTTGcaatgtgtgtatatatatatatatatataatctaatGCAAATATTATGCTAGTACTGTAAATATTAaccattatcataaaagaaaattataaactTTTTTTTGGGTGCGTGAACAGTTGAGGGTTccactcatgcacttattcttCTAATCTTCTTGCagtttgtcattttttttttacatgttaTAGTCATAATTATAGTTCATCCATGCGTCCATAATTCTAGTTTGAAATACATGACAAAGTTGGTCCTTAACTTAGCAAACTGAAAGCATTGCCTATTTTTGTGCAATATCTTGCAAAATATATGTCTATATTGGATCATGTTTCTAAAAGCTCCTAATAATTCTTCAATTTTCCAGAGTCTCTGGCTTCAGATCTTAGTTCATTGACAATTTCCCAGTCACAAGCAATACCGTCATCTTTACCGCCATCTTTGCCTGATGTCAGTAAAAGGGTTCCCATGCAGAGGCCTGATCATGGCGGATCATCACGATCACCACAGCCACCAACTTCGCTCGAACTTGGAAAAAGGATACCTATGCGAAGGCCAGATCATGGTGGGTCATCACATATCAAGATTGTCAACCTCCTTGTCAACCATTTTCTGGTCAGTTACAATAAGAATTCAGTCATCCATCACTATGAGATTGATGTCAAGCCTGAGAAACCCTACAAAGCCTGCTCATCCATCGAACTCTTCAAGTGGGACTTACTCTCAGTCAAGAATGAGCTATTTAAGTCTGAATCCTATCGATCCCTGTTGCCATGTGTAGCTTATGATGGTGAAAGAAATCTGTACAGTGCAGTCGAATTGCCCATCGGGCAATTCGAAGTGAAGCTGGCTTCCAAGAACTATTGTGTTAATATTGAGTTCAAGAGGCAATTAGAACTCAGCCGCCTCTCAGAGTTACCTGTCCCCAGAGAGGTCTTGTAGGGATTGGATGTGATTGTTCGAGAGGCCTCAAGCTGGCGAAGGATCACCTTTGGCCGGAGCTTCTACTCCAGGGATCGTAGCTACGACCTTGGGATGGGTGTTGAAGCTCTGCAGGGGTCACAACAGACACTGAAAGGCACCAAACAAGGCCTTGTTCTCTGTGCGGACTACTCTGTCATGCCATTTCGGAAGTCCGGGCCAGTGCTCGACATTCTTAGAGACATTTTGTGGGAGTCATTCTTAGAGACATTTCGGAAGTCCGGAGGTTCTTCAGTGCTTTCTCCACCTGGGGCCTCTGACTCTGACTCAATTCTGTGTTCTTATCGAATGACACCCACAAAATGTCTCTAAGAATGTCGAGCACTGGCCCGGACTTCCGAAATGGCATGACAGAGTAGTCCGCACAGAGAACAAGGCCTTGTTTGGTGCCTTTCAGTGTCTGCTGTGACCCATGCAGAGCTTCAACACCCATCCCAAGGTCGTAGCTACGATCCCTGGAGTAGAAGCTCCGGCCAAAGGTGATCCTTGCCAGCTTGAGGCCTCTCGAACAATCACATCCAATCCCTGCAAGACCTCTCTGGGGACAGGTAACTCCGAGAGGCGGCTGAGTTCTAATTGCCTCTTGAACTCAATACTAACACAATAGTTCTTGGAAGCCAGCTTCACTTCGAATTGCCCGATGGGCAATTCGACTGCACTGTACAGATTTCTTTCACCATCATAAGCTACACATGGCAACAGGGATCGATAGGATTCAGACTTAAATAGCTCATTCTTGACTGAGAGTAAGTCCGACTTGGAGAGTTCGATGGATGAGCAGGCTTTGTAGGGTTTCTCAGGCTTGACATCAATCTCATAGTGATGGATGACTGAATTCTTATTGTAACTGACCAGAAAATGGTTGACAAGGAGGTTGACAATCTTGATATGTGATGACCCACCATGATCTGGCCTTCGCATAGGTATCCTTTTTCCAAGTTCGAGAGAAGTTGGTGGCTGTGGTGATCGTGATGATCCGCCATGATCAGGCCTCTGCATGGGAACCCTTTTACTGACATCAGGCAAAGATGGCGGTAAAGATGACGGTGTTGCTTGTGACTGGGAAATTGTCAATGAACTAAGATCTGAAGCCAGAGACTCTGGAAAATTGAAGAATTATTAGGAGCTTTTAGAAACATGATCCAATATAGACATATATTTTGCAAGATATTACACAAAAATAGGCAATGCTTTCAGTTTGCTAAGTTAAGGACCAACTTTGTGTTGGGAAcctgcccatgccgctgatatttcaaaacaaaaatcagatggcagcggaatcggcatgcacgggttcgacgttcatcgcatgaacgttgtttcgagacctttcgtaattaggtaagaattaaaacttttaaaactaataggaagatcaaatcttcaccttgcgcgggtagatgatcaccgcaaatctgaattcgtggttttggaagagggttcgcttgaagccgttcaaacgtccggcctctacgggtatccacacgaagcaggatccgatccaagctctctatctcaccggggtgctagctcccttgcagagatagctttgatggctgatgtcctccctctcaatcaactcttgattgtgcttggaaagaggaagaagaaggatgaagaagaggaagaagatgagcccctacgcagccttctgttgttccttgcgttggatgaaggaagggaagggaaaggaagccgccaactcttggcttttcttctccctttgcttgcggctgaaccaagaggaggagagggggcttccacagcttgaagaggaggaaaaggattcaattagggcgccggccctagtcctcctttaataaggatgaagggctcctacaagttaggagcccttgacaactttccaagagggggcgccggccccctctctcttcatgtcgcacctaatcaagtggagaggggctgatgcccctcttacttggttagcctaatcctcttccaaagaggattaggtccctctttcatggtttaatcctaatctaattagaattggccaaattgggttcaatctatgctagtcctaatccaattaggacttgaatgaaccatgactcaattgaactcttcaatcctaattcaattaggagtcatgttgattcattagattattaattaatttagacttaaggaatcctaatccaattagaatttgtttaattttagtcctaatccaattaggactctatttgaatccgaagtcctaatctaattaggatttctaggaatcctactccaagtaggaatccaattttaattcaaaattcctaatctcattaggattgtaggaatcctattccaagtaggaatcccagtcctactccaactaggattcccagtcctaatctaattaggactctagatatcctatctgaagtaggattcttgtttcaagtccaattaattaatcccctttgttccttcttcaacttcttatcaatcaaattgattactcgtgattcataatcacttttcaaccatcggatcggtcaatacttctagtgtgtgtgaccccataggttctattctggctggtagtgagatatattgtgatctctatcactatatcattgaaaactcctttcaatgggttggaacgattccaactcaactcattagggtctatcgatcatcaagataatccctatgagtcccaccatccaccagtgacacctagcagcatgtagtggctacccagcagaatggaatgatgaacctctaggtgcagttaacatgtgatacaatcctactatcgtggatccctacaagacggaggtcatggacaactcgtcaaaccccattgtctgtcatatgtcaagatttattcgacttgagctcgatagtggaaaactctttctccactttatattactgccctggccaaggtcttagaactcagtccaacaaatcacataggatcactcctcttctatcaaggtcgatagattccttgtaggtgcataccctactcctacagtgaacctactgcagccaatctacactgcatggacccatatggctagagaccatgtatgtgtgcagtcaaactacaataacctcactgtgagtagccgaagcaccgcaagtcaaaggaccagtcacactactgcaacatcaagcaagtcactgacgagtggatagacatccaagtgacttcttgtcttggtcacgctcagtacccttgttctctaacaagcacctgcactatcacttcagtgtccctacactgtggactcaagtctcgtccatccagaaggaaagtgatctgtgcactgatcggatcgatcaccgtcctcgtgatgatccattgatcaggagcatttagaaattaatcaccaatgatacatggctcaaattctcaactcttaagaatatgtatcatcatcttattaattccttggacgattcatagacacataaacaatatgaatgaaaagatgccttttattttttcaataataaatagtcaagtacaaaattatgtccctagaatcaacaatgtgtcagccaaattggcttctagggcatacatctaacactttgTCATGTATTTCAAACTAGAATTATGGACGCATGGATGAACTATAATTATGACTATAacatgtaaaaaaaaatgacaaactGCAAGAAGATTAGaagaataagtgcatgagtggAACCCTCAACTGTTCACGCACCCAAAAAAAagtttataattttcttttatgataatggtTAATATTTACAGTACTAGCATAATATTTGCattagattatatatatatatatacacacacattgcAACCCAAAAATATTATGTCTTACAGTAAGTGTGAAGGCTTCAAAAGATCATATAGTATTGTAAAAGCGAGATCACTAAATTAAAATCCCAAGAACTATGCTAACCGTTACTCATCGAGCTTGAACTCGGCGACCGGACCGCAGCGTCCTCGAAATGCGCCCCTCTGCAGCCTCGACTGCCCCATCTCGGATGCGGCGCCGCCATCGCCCGCCGTGGCGCATCATCGCGCTCACGGCCATCGCCGCCACGGCCATAATTCGCGGCGGGCGCCTGCCTATAGTATCCACCGCTGCCACTTCCCGGACCCTGCCGAGGACCGCTAGCCCCATCGCCAAAATTTGGCGAGTTCAGCTGCCGGAATCCGGCGACATTGCCTTGATTAGGCCTGCGGCCTCTCCCTCTACCGCCACCGCGGCCGCCGCCACTACCAGCACCACCGCTCGCTCTCCCGGATTGGAAGTCCATCTATGAAAGGCCCGAGGAGTCCGACCACAAACAAAGGGAATGCAAGGTGGAGGACCTCAATTTATGGTGCGATGACTTGGACCGCAAGAATGGTTTCCTTAGAGACTAAGATAACTGGGTTGCTTCGCGGAATGTCCCGAGAAGACTCATGCAAAACATCATTTCTTGCTTAGCTTCTCCCATGAAGAGGAAAGAGATAATATTCAGCATGATGCGCACAGAAGATGGGCCTTGCAGGTATTGTTCTAAACCATCTTACTTGTTGCTTTAGTTTTGTTTCATTTCTTGCTTGCCTGTTGGAATATATCAGACTCTAATTAGCCATACTGAAGATCTAAGTTCAATTAATCAGAACTACTATAGCTTCATATAGCTTCAAATGAAGAGTAGACATTTTCAAGTTTTGTTTCATTTCTTGCTTGCCTGTTGGAATACATCAGCCTCTAATTAGCCATACTGAAGATCTAAGTTCAATTAATCAGAACTACTATAGCTTCATATAGCTTCAAATAAAGAGTAGACATTTTCAAGTTTTGTTTCATTTCTTGCTTGCCTGTTGGAATACATCAGACTCTAATTAGCCATACTGAAGATCTAAGACCAATTAATCAGAACTACTATAGCTTCATATAGCTTCAAATTAAGAGTAGACATTTTCAAGAATGTCTTGAGATATTGtgcatgtgtgcatgcatgcacaagTGCCTAAAATGTGAAGAATGCATTAAATTGATATTAACCTCACAAATATAAAAAGTGAAAATGTTCTTAATTCTAGAGATATCATTCTATGTTAGTTCTGAAAGAATATCTAAATCTTCTTTGCTCTTATTAATATGCATGGGTTTTCCGTAATTTTGCTTCGGAAAACTATATTCCATGGTCCATGTTGTTCACCTTTGACAGTATACTTAATGGAAGGcattttcatctttttaatTGATACAAGACAGAAGCAGATGCCTTTTCACCATAAACTAATCTAAAAGATACAATCGGAAGAGTAATTTGTTACATAATTTGATAAAGCTATTTCATTCATGAGCTCAATCCTTTCTTCACCAGACATACTTAATCagattctattttttatttacttTTAGAATGATTCTTCAGCCAATAATCCATAATTCGCTATTTCTTTGTATCTCAAGTTGCATGAATCCATACTTCTTAGGTTCCTCTTTATTCCCTTCTTGAGACCCATCTACCTAGATCTAACCTTCACTCTTGAGGCAACGTCTTTATCACTCAGTGGACGTGATCAAACATCCTTGACTCCATATTCCTCTCAAGATACTCTttaagggggaaaaaaatctcAAGTCCTCAAATAACATCTTTCTATTGAGAGGCATAGACCCATGTTGAAGCAGCTAGAACTTTTTACATCTTCCCATGGAGCAATTCTTCTTGTTGCATTTTGCAGTGGAGAAATCgcaaagcaatttggtttatCTGTTGCCAAGGAAATGACACAAGTGAGCGGCCGTGTCCTTGCTCGCCCTGATCTTAAACTCCGGGATGCCAGTGGCCAGATCTCCAAATTCAGCATCCAGAATAATGACTGCCAATGGAACCTTCTCAAGAACAAACTGCTAGAAGGCCAGAACCTACAAAATTGGGGAATTCTTGACTTCAGCGCACAACCATCACACTACAAGCAGCAAAGGCTCAACACCGGTGACTTCATCCATTACATCGTCAAACGATGCCGCAACCTTGGCATGCAGATGAACGACCAGCCTCTCTTCGTGCTCGACTCCAGAATGGCTGTTCTTTGGGACTATGATAAGCTTCTTGGAGAGCTTAACAAAGCAATTCATGCTGCTGGGGCACAGCAGTTGCAGCTTCTATTCTGCCCAATGTCAGACCGCCACCAGGGATACAAGTTACTCAAGCTGATCTCTGAGACACAGTTGGGGCTCATGACCCAGTGCCTCCTGAGCCACAACGCCAATAAAATGCAGGACCAGTACTTCGCCAACCTCGCTTTAAAGATGAATGGCAAGCTCGGTGGCACCAATGTGGAACTCTCCGATACCCTCCCACTAGTGAAAGACTCTCCCTTCATGTTTATTGGTGCTGATGTGAACCACCCCTCAAGCGGGAACACCACGAGCCCATCGATCGCAGCAGTTGTTGCCAACCTTGATTGCCCTGGGATAAGCCGCTATGCTACAAGGATCCGAGCTCAGCCCCACCGCACCGAGAGGATCATGGAGCTCATGGAGCTCGGCGAGATGTGTCGAGAGCTTGTTGAAGATTATGCTCGAGTCAATGGCGTCAAGCCTCAGAAGATTGTATACTTTCGGGATGGTGTGAGCGATGGACAGTTTGATATGGTTCTCAATGAGGAGCTGAGAGATCTCGTGGCGGCGATTAAATCGGATGGCTACTCACCCACGATCACGGTGGTTGTCGCAAAGAAGAGGCACCGCACTCGCTTGTTTCCGAAGAGCGAACGTGAGCCATGCACTAGAAATGGCAATGTTCCTCCGGGCACTGTGGTTGACACAGCAATCATCGACCCAATGGCATTCGACTTCTATCTCATAAGCCATAATGGGATCCTGGGGACGAGCAAGCCGACACACTACTACGGGCTGCAGGATGACCATGGCTTCATGTCGGACGAGCTGCAGAAGCTTATATATAACCTATGCTTCACCTTTGCCCGGTGCACCAAGCCGGTCTCATTGGCACCACCGGTCTACTATGCCGATCTTGCTGCCTATCGCGGGCGTCTGTACTATGAGAGCATGCTGGAAGCATCATCATCTGCTTCATCCTTTCCTGCTCCCACTTCTTCAGGCCAAGGGGGTTTTCCCAAGCTGCATAAGAAAGTTGAGAAGAGGATGTTCTACCTTTGACATCTCTAACAGCTTGGGTTGAAGAgcttgagttcatgttcatacTTATGCTGAAAGGTTGCTAGTTTGCAATCTAAACAGAGCACAAGTATGGTTAGTGGGAACATCTTAGGAATAGGTGGAATGGGTAAatctcaatctctctctctctctctctctctctctcacggttTGGAGAGAGGCAAGTAGTTATGTCAGGTTGATTAGAACTAGTCATGTGGACAAGGATGAAGTTCTATCAAAGCTATGTCTAGTAGAATGTCAGTGTATTATGGTGATGTATCTAGTAGAATGTCAGTGTATTATGGTGATGTATTTCTCAGACTTTTGGATTGGATTGTGGTAAAACAATTCTCTGGTTTTCTTTTGCTTTATCAGTTAATCTCCTCTTTTAAGCTCAACCGGGGCATAACAAAGCGCGTTTCTAGTGTTGCCTGTATCTGCTATATAGATTCCTCT containing:
- the LOC120112747 gene encoding protein argonaute 2-like, which codes for MLKQLELFTSSHGAILLVAFCSGEIAKQFGLSVAKEMTQVSGRVLARPDLKLRDASGQISKFSIQNNDCQWNLLKNKLLEGQNLQNWGILDFSAQPSHYKQQRLNTGDFIHYIVKRCRNLGMQMNDQPLFVLDSRMAVLWDYDKLLGELNKAIHAAGAQQLQLLFCPMSDRHQGYKLLKLISETQLGLMTQCLLSHNANKMQDQYFANLALKMNGKLGGTNVELSDTLPLVKDSPFMFIGADVNHPSSGNTTSPSIAAVVANLDCPGISRYATRIRAQPHRTERIMELMELGEMCRELVEDYARVNGVKPQKIVYFRDGVSDGQFDMVLNEELRDLVAAIKSDGYSPTITVVVAKKRHRTRLFPKSEREPCTRNGNVPPGTVVDTAIIDPMAFDFYLISHNGILGTSKPTHYYGLQDDHGFMSDELQKLIYNLCFTFARCTKPVSLAPPVYYADLAAYRGRLYYESMLEASSSASSFPAPTSSGQGGFPKLHKKVEKRMFYL